A window from Neodiprion fabricii isolate iyNeoFabr1 chromosome 2, iyNeoFabr1.1, whole genome shotgun sequence encodes these proteins:
- the LOC124176130 gene encoding calcium permeable stress-gated cation channel 1 isoform X1: MDDYNDTWLGWDSPSPDTCIPIPRHNATIITDVYSGIPENLLLNTIGFMILVLIFGLLRKRAWNYGRLALLQKSDNRWTELFYGDNDGREIDVVSVEASVNSQLSHVDRGFLSWIVTAFRITDEELLRRAGPDGLLYVSFERYLIMLTALMTAAALCIALPINFHGNFLSNGTRFGHTTLSNIDPNSDWVWVHSLLILSYLPIGCIIMRRFTKQVRDARPAGELAARTLLITDIPKHQCNVEALTQYFREAFPTLTVEDVTLAHDIKRLTELDLQRDCAEQARLYCENYAKQRPPLKMYPYPCGEVLGCCCHTVDAQDFYALEEFKLTALVDEERKAALARPLGMAFVTLGTPGAARSMKRQLRVSPTIKWSVNYAPAPSDIFWENLSIARPCWYLNAILINLILGAILFFLTTPAVIVSALNKIPITGEISNLSPIVSSFLPTVMLVSVAAVMPALVGKSEALVKHWTRSGLNRAVMRKTLLLLLLMVLILPSLGLTSAQALLSWTVNAGNGTSNRWECVFLPDQGALFVNYVVTAALVGCGLELVRFPELALYTFRLCIARSRAERVAVRRAVLWEFPLGAHYAWLLLVFTMTTVYSVACPLITPFGLLYLCVKHLVDRHNLSFAYGPSVGGGRLAGAAASAAGAAPILAQTTLLALGLVRRGSSPLAAVQLIGLVISILGLVTGASLPTSKSKMQTPRGDLGTAQSFIPPVLRVKPISNSPVETGVQNSTATLSSEIVDDLSNVPVDPNMVVMQESPRLYQDYGREPRV; encoded by the exons ATGGATGATTATAATGATAC CTGGCTTGGATGGGATTCTCCATCTCCAGATACCTGCATTCCTATCCCAAGGCACAATGCAACCATTATTACAGACGTGTACTCCGGAATCccagaaaatttattgttgaatACTATTGGTTTCATG ATATTAGTACTGATATTTGGATTACTACGGAAAAGAGCATGGAACTATGGGAGACTGGCTTTATTACAAAAGTCCGATAATAGATGGACAGAGTTATTTTATGGGGATAATGATGGTAGAGAAATCGATGTTGTGAGTGTCGAGGCTTCAGTCAATTCTCAACTATCTCACGTTGACAGGGGATTCCTATCATGGATCGTCACTGCATTTAGAATAAC AGATGAGGAGTTACTGAGACGCGCAGGCCCAGATGGCTTGCTTTACGTTTCATTTGAGCGTTATTTAATAATGTTGACAGCATTGATGACAGCTGCTGCTCTTTGCATTGCTTTACCTATTAATTTTCATGGGAATTTTTTGAGCAATGGGACGAGGTTTGGTCACACGACTTTGTCGAATATTGATCCTAATTCTGACTGGGTCTGGGTCCATAGTCTCCTAATTTTGTCTTATCTTCCAATCGGATGCATTATAATGAGACGTTTCACGAAACAG GTTCGAGATGCTAGACCAGCTGGAGAACTTGCTGCCAGAACATTACTCATTACAGATATACCAAAACACCAATGTAACGTGGAAGCTCTTACTCAATATTTCAG AGAAGCATTTCCGACACTCACAGTTGAGGATGTAACTCTGGCACACGATATCAAGCGGCTGACGGAATTAGACCTTCAAAGAGATTGTGCAGAGCAAGCAAGGTTGTACTGTGAAAATTATGCGAAGCAGCGGCCACCTTTAAAAATGTATCCATATCCTTGCGGAGAAGTTCTTGGATGCTGTTGCCACACG GTGGATGCTCAAGACTTTTATGCATTGGAAGAATTCAAGCTGACTGCATTGGTAGATGAGGAAAGAAAAGCAGCTTTAGCTAGGCCACTAGGAATGGCATTTGTTACATTAG gtaCACCAGGTGCAGCTAGAAGTATGAAAAGACAATTGAGAGTATCTCCCACTATAAAATGGTCAGTTAATTATGCTCCAGCACCATCAGACATATTTTGGGAAAATTTAAGCATAGCTAGACCTTGCTGGTACCTCAATgccattttaatcaatttgaTACTTGGTGCAATCTTGTTCTTCCTTACCACACCCGCA GTCATAGTATCAGCTTTGAATAAAATACCAATTACAGGAGAAATAAGTAATCTGAGTCCCATAGTTTCCTCCTTCTTGCCAACAGTGATGTTAGTAAGCGTAGCTGCTGTGATGCCAGCATTGGTAGGCAAAAGTGAAGCGTTGGTAAAACATTGGACTAGAAGTGGTTTAAATCGAGCAGTTATGCGAAAAACTTTACTCCTGCTACTACTGATGGTCCTCATACTGCCAAGTCTGGGATTGACCAGTGCACAAGCACTTTTAAGTTGGACAGTTAATGCTGGTAATGGCACATCAAATAGGTGGGAGTGTGTATTTTTACCAGATCAG GGTGCTCTATTCGTGAACTACGTAGTGACTGCTGCGCTTGTGGGGTGTGGGTTGGAATTGGTGAGGTTTCCTGAACTAGCTCTGTACACATTCAGATTATGCATAGCCAGAAGTCGAGCTGAACGTGTTGCAGTCAGGAGAGCAGTATTATGGGAATTTCCACTTGGAGCCCACTATGCATGGCTATTACTTGTCTTTACCATGACTACGGTCTACAGTGTAGCCTGTCCGTTGATAACACCGTTTGGATTGTTGTACTTATGTGTCAAACACCTG gttGACAGACATAATCTGTCCTTTGCTTACGGACCTAGTGTAGGTGGTGGCAGACTTGCTGGAGCAGCTGCCTCAGCAGCAGGTGCTGCTCCTATTTTAGCTCAAACAACTCTTCTAGCACTAGGTTTAGTGCGTAGAGGTTCTTCTCCACTTGCTGCAGTGCAGCTTATTGGACTAGTCATCAGTATTTTGGGCCTTGTTACTGGCGCATCATTACCCACGTCAAAATCAAAA ATGCAAACCCCAAGAGGGGATCTGGGTACAGCACAAAGTTTTATACCACCGGTATTGAGAGTAAAACCTATATCGAATAGTCCTGTGGAAACTGGTGTCCAAAATTCGACTGCTACTCTATCATCAGAAATCGTTGACGATCTTTCCAATGTTCCCGTTGACCCCAACATGGTGGTAATGCAAGAAAGTCCAAGGCTGTATCAAGATTATGGACGGGAACCAAGGgtttaa
- the LOC124176130 gene encoding calcium permeable stress-gated cation channel 1 isoform X2 → MDDYNDTWLGWDSPSPDTCIPIPRHNATIITDVYSGIPENLLLNTIGFMILVLIFGLLRKRAWNYGRLALLQKSDNRWTELFYGDNDGREIDVVSVEASVNSQLSHVDRGFLSWIVTAFRITDEELLRRAGPDGLLYVSFERYLIMLTALMTAAALCIALPINFHGNFLSNGTRFGHTTLSNIDPNSDWVWVHSLLILSYLPIGCIIMRRFTKQVRDARPAGELAARTLLITDIPKHQCNVEALTQYFREAFPTLTVEDVTLAHDIKRLTELDLQRDCAEQARLYCENYAKQRPPLKMYPYPCGEVLGCCCHTVDAQDFYALEEFKLTALVDEERKAALARPLGMAFVTLGTPGAARSMKRQLRVSPTIKWSVNYAPAPSDIFWENLSIARPCWYLNAILINLILGAILFFLTTPAVIVSALNKIPITGEISNLSPIVSSFLPTVMLVSVAAVMPALVGKSEALVKHWTRSGLNRAVMRKTLLLLLLMVLILPSLGLTSAQALLSWTVNAGNGTSNRWECVFLPDQGALFVNYVVTAALVGCGLELVRFPELALYTFRLCIARSRAERVAVRRAVLWEFPLGAHYAWLLLVFTMTTVYSVACPLITPFGLLYLCVKHLVDRHNLSFAYGPSVGGGRLAGAAASAAGAAPILAQTTLLALGLVRRGSSPLAAVQLIGLVISILGLVTGASLPTSKSKDIHLIRCKPQEGIWVQHKVLYHRY, encoded by the exons ATGGATGATTATAATGATAC CTGGCTTGGATGGGATTCTCCATCTCCAGATACCTGCATTCCTATCCCAAGGCACAATGCAACCATTATTACAGACGTGTACTCCGGAATCccagaaaatttattgttgaatACTATTGGTTTCATG ATATTAGTACTGATATTTGGATTACTACGGAAAAGAGCATGGAACTATGGGAGACTGGCTTTATTACAAAAGTCCGATAATAGATGGACAGAGTTATTTTATGGGGATAATGATGGTAGAGAAATCGATGTTGTGAGTGTCGAGGCTTCAGTCAATTCTCAACTATCTCACGTTGACAGGGGATTCCTATCATGGATCGTCACTGCATTTAGAATAAC AGATGAGGAGTTACTGAGACGCGCAGGCCCAGATGGCTTGCTTTACGTTTCATTTGAGCGTTATTTAATAATGTTGACAGCATTGATGACAGCTGCTGCTCTTTGCATTGCTTTACCTATTAATTTTCATGGGAATTTTTTGAGCAATGGGACGAGGTTTGGTCACACGACTTTGTCGAATATTGATCCTAATTCTGACTGGGTCTGGGTCCATAGTCTCCTAATTTTGTCTTATCTTCCAATCGGATGCATTATAATGAGACGTTTCACGAAACAG GTTCGAGATGCTAGACCAGCTGGAGAACTTGCTGCCAGAACATTACTCATTACAGATATACCAAAACACCAATGTAACGTGGAAGCTCTTACTCAATATTTCAG AGAAGCATTTCCGACACTCACAGTTGAGGATGTAACTCTGGCACACGATATCAAGCGGCTGACGGAATTAGACCTTCAAAGAGATTGTGCAGAGCAAGCAAGGTTGTACTGTGAAAATTATGCGAAGCAGCGGCCACCTTTAAAAATGTATCCATATCCTTGCGGAGAAGTTCTTGGATGCTGTTGCCACACG GTGGATGCTCAAGACTTTTATGCATTGGAAGAATTCAAGCTGACTGCATTGGTAGATGAGGAAAGAAAAGCAGCTTTAGCTAGGCCACTAGGAATGGCATTTGTTACATTAG gtaCACCAGGTGCAGCTAGAAGTATGAAAAGACAATTGAGAGTATCTCCCACTATAAAATGGTCAGTTAATTATGCTCCAGCACCATCAGACATATTTTGGGAAAATTTAAGCATAGCTAGACCTTGCTGGTACCTCAATgccattttaatcaatttgaTACTTGGTGCAATCTTGTTCTTCCTTACCACACCCGCA GTCATAGTATCAGCTTTGAATAAAATACCAATTACAGGAGAAATAAGTAATCTGAGTCCCATAGTTTCCTCCTTCTTGCCAACAGTGATGTTAGTAAGCGTAGCTGCTGTGATGCCAGCATTGGTAGGCAAAAGTGAAGCGTTGGTAAAACATTGGACTAGAAGTGGTTTAAATCGAGCAGTTATGCGAAAAACTTTACTCCTGCTACTACTGATGGTCCTCATACTGCCAAGTCTGGGATTGACCAGTGCACAAGCACTTTTAAGTTGGACAGTTAATGCTGGTAATGGCACATCAAATAGGTGGGAGTGTGTATTTTTACCAGATCAG GGTGCTCTATTCGTGAACTACGTAGTGACTGCTGCGCTTGTGGGGTGTGGGTTGGAATTGGTGAGGTTTCCTGAACTAGCTCTGTACACATTCAGATTATGCATAGCCAGAAGTCGAGCTGAACGTGTTGCAGTCAGGAGAGCAGTATTATGGGAATTTCCACTTGGAGCCCACTATGCATGGCTATTACTTGTCTTTACCATGACTACGGTCTACAGTGTAGCCTGTCCGTTGATAACACCGTTTGGATTGTTGTACTTATGTGTCAAACACCTG gttGACAGACATAATCTGTCCTTTGCTTACGGACCTAGTGTAGGTGGTGGCAGACTTGCTGGAGCAGCTGCCTCAGCAGCAGGTGCTGCTCCTATTTTAGCTCAAACAACTCTTCTAGCACTAGGTTTAGTGCGTAGAGGTTCTTCTCCACTTGCTGCAGTGCAGCTTATTGGACTAGTCATCAGTATTTTGGGCCTTGTTACTGGCGCATCATTACCCACGTCAAAATCAAAA GATATTCACCTTATTAGATGCAAACCCCAAGAGGGGATCTGGGTACAGCACAAAGTTTTATACCACCGGTATTGA